Proteins from one Bradyrhizobium amphicarpaeae genomic window:
- the hisD gene encoding histidinol dehydrogenase: MPVRLDRSSADFDQRFAAFLAAKREVSADVEAAARAIVDDVARRGDAALLEATAKFDRLKLDASGLRITGDEIEAATKACEPATLDALKLARDRIETYHRRQLPQDERFTDALGVELGWRYTAIESAGLYVPGGTAAYPSSVLMNAVPARVAGVSRLVMVVPSPDGKLNPLVLAAAYLGGVTEIYRVGGAQAVAALAHGTATIAPVAKIVGPGNAYVAAAKRLVFGKVGIDMIAGPSEVLVIADDTGNADWIAADLLAQAEHDASAQSILITDSARLAADVEKAVEAQLKTLPRAAIAASSWADFGAVIMVKNLTDAIPLADAIAAEHLEIMTVDPDALAAKIRNAGAVFLGPHTPEAIGDYVGGSNHVLPTARSARFSSGLSVHDFIKRTSILKCGPDQLRALGPAAMTLGKAEGLDAHSRSIGLRLNLS; this comes from the coding sequence ATGCCCGTTCGCCTCGACCGCAGCAGCGCCGATTTTGACCAGCGATTCGCGGCCTTCCTCGCCGCCAAGCGCGAGGTCTCGGCCGACGTCGAAGCCGCCGCGCGCGCGATCGTCGACGACGTGGCCAGGCGGGGCGATGCAGCGCTGCTGGAGGCCACCGCCAAGTTCGACCGCCTGAAGCTTGACGCATCCGGCCTGCGCATTACCGGCGACGAGATCGAGGCGGCGACCAAGGCCTGCGAGCCTGCGACGCTGGATGCGCTCAAGCTCGCGCGGGACCGCATCGAGACCTATCACCGCCGGCAGCTGCCGCAGGACGAGCGCTTCACCGACGCGCTCGGCGTCGAACTCGGCTGGCGCTACACCGCGATCGAATCGGCCGGCCTCTATGTACCCGGCGGCACCGCGGCCTATCCGTCCTCGGTGCTCATGAACGCGGTGCCTGCGAGGGTCGCCGGCGTCTCGCGCCTCGTGATGGTGGTGCCTTCGCCGGACGGCAAGCTCAATCCGCTGGTGCTGGCGGCGGCGTATCTCGGCGGCGTCACCGAGATCTATCGCGTCGGCGGCGCGCAAGCCGTGGCGGCGCTGGCGCACGGCACCGCGACGATTGCGCCAGTCGCAAAGATCGTCGGCCCCGGCAACGCCTATGTCGCCGCCGCCAAGCGGCTGGTGTTCGGCAAGGTCGGCATCGACATGATCGCAGGTCCCTCCGAGGTGCTGGTGATCGCCGACGACACCGGCAATGCCGACTGGATCGCCGCCGATCTCCTCGCACAGGCCGAGCACGATGCCAGCGCGCAGTCGATCCTGATCACCGATTCCGCGCGCCTTGCCGCCGACGTCGAGAAGGCGGTCGAGGCGCAGCTGAAGACGCTGCCGCGCGCCGCGATCGCAGCCAGCTCCTGGGCCGATTTCGGCGCCGTCATCATGGTGAAGAACCTCACCGACGCCATTCCGCTCGCGGACGCCATCGCCGCCGAGCATCTCGAGATCATGACCGTGGATCCCGACGCGCTGGCCGCGAAGATACGCAATGCCGGCGCGGTGTTCCTCGGGCCGCATACGCCGGAGGCGATCGGTGATTATGTCGGCGGCTCCAACCACGTGCTGCCGACGGCGCGCTCGGCGCGATTCTCCTCGGGCCTGTCGGTGCACGACTTCATCAAGCGCACCTCGATCCTGAAATGCGGCCCGGATCAACTGCGTGCACTCGGACCTGCCGCGATGACGCTCGGCAAGGCCGAGGGGCTTGACGCCCATTCGCGTTCGATTGGATTGCGCCTCAATCTGTCATGA
- a CDS encoding DUF2948 family protein → MSPQLKLIALDADDLAVISTHVQDARVQVSDIIWRQSEKRLVVGMSRLDWEQTLEGQTEPRRLVSALRFDRVLACKARNIDLAAPEKVMDLVGIEFHPRDGLEREPGGSALLLFAEGGAVRLDVECLECELTDLGDDVLGTGLEIEGEL, encoded by the coding sequence ATGTCGCCCCAGCTCAAACTGATCGCCCTCGACGCCGACGATCTCGCCGTGATCTCGACCCATGTCCAGGATGCCCGGGTCCAGGTCTCCGACATCATCTGGCGGCAGAGCGAGAAGCGGCTCGTGGTCGGCATGAGCCGGCTGGACTGGGAGCAGACGCTGGAAGGACAGACCGAGCCGCGCCGGCTGGTCTCTGCGCTGCGCTTCGACCGCGTCCTTGCCTGCAAGGCGCGCAACATCGATTTGGCTGCGCCCGAGAAGGTCATGGACCTCGTCGGCATCGAATTTCACCCGAGGGATGGGCTTGAGAGGGAGCCCGGCGGCAGCGCCCTGCTGTTGTTCGCGGAAGGCGGCGCCGTCCGGCTCGACGTCGAATGCCTCGAATGCGAGCTGACGGACCTCGGGGACGACGTGCTGGGAACGGGGCTGGAGATCGAGGGGGAGCTGTGA
- a CDS encoding alpha/beta fold hydrolase, with amino-acid sequence MPTITTKDGVEIFYKDWGSGQPIVFSHGWPLSADDWDAQMIFFANNGYRVIAHDRRGHGRSSQVSDGHDMDHYADDLAAVTAHLDLKNAIHVGHSTGGGEVVHYIARHGESRVAKAAILSAVPPLMVQTAANPGGLPKSVFDDLQKQLAASRTQFYRDLPAGPFYGYNRPGAKPSEAVIQNWWRQGMMGGAKAHYDGIVAFSQTDFTEDLKKITVPVLVMHGDDDQIVPYADSGPLSAKLLKNGTLKTYKGFPHGMPTTHAETINADLLAFFKA; translated from the coding sequence ATGCCCACCATCACCACCAAGGACGGCGTCGAGATCTTCTACAAGGATTGGGGCAGTGGCCAGCCGATCGTGTTCAGCCACGGCTGGCCGTTGTCGGCCGACGACTGGGACGCGCAGATGATCTTCTTCGCCAACAACGGCTATCGCGTCATCGCCCATGACCGCCGCGGCCATGGCCGCTCGTCGCAGGTTTCCGACGGCCACGACATGGATCACTACGCCGACGATCTCGCGGCCGTCACCGCGCATCTCGACCTCAAGAACGCCATCCATGTCGGCCATTCCACCGGCGGCGGCGAAGTCGTGCACTACATCGCCCGCCACGGCGAGAGCCGGGTGGCGAAGGCTGCGATCCTCTCCGCCGTGCCGCCGCTGATGGTGCAGACCGCGGCCAATCCCGGCGGCCTGCCGAAGAGCGTGTTCGACGACCTGCAGAAACAACTCGCCGCCAGTCGCACGCAATTCTATCGCGATCTCCCCGCCGGCCCGTTCTACGGCTACAACCGTCCCGGCGCCAAACCGTCGGAAGCGGTGATCCAGAATTGGTGGCGCCAGGGCATGATGGGCGGCGCCAAGGCGCATTACGACGGCATCGTCGCGTTCTCGCAGACCGACTTCACCGAGGATCTGAAGAAGATCACCGTGCCGGTGCTGGTGATGCATGGCGACGACGACCAGATTGTGCCCTACGCCGATTCCGGGCCGCTGTCGGCCAAGCTGCTGAAGAATGGTACGCTGAAGACCTACAAGGGTTTCCCGCACGGCATGCCGACCACGCACGCCGAAACCATCAACGCCGACCTGCTGGCGTTCTTCAAGGCGTAA
- a CDS encoding EthD family reductase: MAELVVLYKTPKDAAAFDKHYAETHIPLAKKLPGLKNYAVSTGAVGSPAGPSGIHLVAILTFDSVGDIQKAFGSEAGKAAAGDVSKFASGGADLLIFDTKDV, encoded by the coding sequence ATGGCCGAACTCGTCGTGCTCTACAAGACGCCCAAGGATGCTGCCGCCTTCGACAAGCATTATGCCGAGACCCACATTCCGCTCGCCAAGAAACTTCCCGGCTTGAAGAACTACGCGGTCAGCACGGGCGCGGTCGGCTCCCCCGCCGGACCGTCGGGGATTCATCTCGTCGCCATTCTCACCTTCGACAGCGTGGGCGACATCCAGAAGGCCTTCGGCAGCGAAGCGGGCAAGGCGGCTGCAGGCGACGTGTCGAAATTTGCGAGCGGCGGTGCCGATCTGCTGATCTTCGACACCAAGGACGTGTGA
- a CDS encoding FAD-dependent oxidoreductase, protein MGQNGQQATDGEARMSRFIRPEQTFPTLTPAEIERIRHFGEVRSYADGEFLFETGKPGPGMFVVLKGHVAITQRDGLGHVTPVIDQGPGQFLAELSQLSGQPALVDGRAEGDVETLLLPPERLRALLVAEAELGERIMRALILRRVNLIQDGMGGPVLIGPSNSAGVVRLQGFLTRNGQPHHLLDPARDRDAAEVIARYSPKPEDWPLVVAPNGAVLRNPNETELARAIGMIGGAKDDRVYDVAVVGCGPAGLATAVYAASEGLSVAVLDIRAFGGQAGASARIENYLGFPTGISGQALTARAFTQAQKFGADIMIPVTVKSLDCTRHDGAFAVAIDGSSPLRSRSVVVASGARYRRPEIANLDKFEGRGVWYWASPVEAKLCAGEEVALVGAGNSAGQAAVFLSGHAKKVLMIIRGGGLGASMSRYLIERIEATPNIELMFNTEISALEGDEAALLRRIRWKSRLSDDEDFADIRNLFLFVGADPATSWLDGCGVTLDRGGFVVTGAQSEQNQGRLVAPLETSVPGVYAVGDVRSGSVKRVGGAIGEGAQVVASLHGYLGDAAKPAL, encoded by the coding sequence ATGGGGCAGAACGGCCAGCAAGCAACTGACGGTGAGGCGCGGATGTCGCGCTTCATCCGCCCCGAGCAGACCTTTCCGACGCTGACGCCCGCCGAGATCGAGCGCATCAGGCATTTCGGCGAAGTCCGCAGCTATGCCGACGGCGAGTTCCTGTTCGAGACCGGAAAGCCCGGGCCCGGCATGTTCGTGGTGCTGAAGGGCCATGTCGCCATCACCCAGCGTGATGGTCTCGGCCACGTGACCCCTGTCATCGACCAGGGACCGGGGCAATTTCTGGCCGAGCTCAGCCAGCTCTCGGGACAGCCGGCGCTCGTCGACGGCCGCGCCGAGGGCGATGTCGAAACGCTGCTGTTGCCGCCGGAGCGGTTGCGTGCGCTGCTGGTCGCTGAAGCGGAACTCGGCGAGCGCATCATGCGCGCGCTGATCCTGCGCCGGGTCAATCTGATCCAGGACGGCATGGGCGGTCCGGTGCTGATCGGTCCGTCGAACTCCGCCGGCGTGGTGCGGCTGCAGGGCTTCCTCACCCGCAACGGCCAGCCGCATCATCTGCTCGATCCCGCAAGGGATCGTGATGCCGCCGAGGTCATCGCGCGCTATTCACCGAAGCCGGAAGACTGGCCGCTGGTCGTTGCCCCCAACGGCGCCGTGCTGCGCAATCCCAACGAGACCGAGCTTGCCCGCGCCATCGGCATGATCGGCGGCGCCAAGGACGATCGCGTCTATGACGTCGCAGTCGTCGGCTGCGGCCCGGCCGGGCTCGCCACCGCCGTGTACGCAGCGTCGGAAGGATTGTCCGTCGCGGTGCTCGACATCCGCGCCTTCGGTGGCCAGGCCGGCGCCAGCGCGCGCATCGAGAACTATCTGGGCTTTCCGACCGGCATTTCCGGCCAGGCCCTGACCGCGCGCGCTTTCACCCAGGCGCAGAAATTCGGCGCCGACATCATGATCCCCGTGACGGTGAAGTCGCTCGACTGCACGCGGCATGATGGAGCGTTCGCGGTGGCGATCGACGGCAGCAGCCCCTTGCGTTCGCGTTCGGTCGTGGTCGCAAGCGGCGCACGCTATCGCCGGCCGGAGATCGCGAACCTCGACAAGTTCGAGGGACGCGGCGTCTGGTACTGGGCGTCTCCCGTCGAGGCGAAGCTGTGCGCCGGCGAGGAGGTCGCGCTGGTCGGTGCCGGCAATTCGGCGGGCCAGGCGGCCGTGTTCCTGTCGGGTCACGCCAAGAAAGTCCTGATGATCATCCGCGGCGGTGGCCTCGGGGCCAGCATGTCGCGTTATCTCATCGAGCGCATCGAAGCGACGCCGAACATCGAACTGATGTTCAACACCGAGATCAGTGCGCTCGAGGGCGACGAGGCCGCGCTGCTGCGGCGCATCCGCTGGAAGAGCCGGCTGTCCGACGACGAGGATTTTGCCGACATCCGCAATCTGTTTCTGTTCGTCGGCGCCGATCCCGCCACCTCCTGGCTCGACGGCTGTGGCGTGACGCTCGATCGCGGCGGCTTCGTCGTGACCGGCGCGCAGTCCGAGCAGAACCAGGGCAGGCTGGTGGCGCCGCTCGAGACGTCGGTGCCCGGCGTCTATGCCGTCGGCGACGTCCGCTCCGGCTCGGTCAAGCGGGTCGGCGGCGCCATCGGCGAGGGCGCCCAGGTCGTGGCCTCGCTGCACGGCTATCTCGGCGACGCCGCAAAACCGGCGCTTTGA
- a CDS encoding RidA family protein, with the protein MITRSLPYEGLLHEIVEHNGVLYIGGIVPDDAGLDMTGQADDVLRQLKTLLDGAGSDLSCVLQVTIFMAELADKAVFNEVWKRYFTADHLPARAAVGVADLGPGVKLELTAIAARK; encoded by the coding sequence GTGATCACCCGTTCTCTGCCCTATGAAGGACTGCTCCACGAGATCGTCGAGCATAACGGCGTGCTCTATATCGGCGGCATCGTCCCTGACGATGCGGGGCTCGACATGACGGGCCAGGCCGACGACGTGCTGCGCCAGTTGAAGACCCTGCTCGATGGCGCCGGCTCCGATCTCTCCTGCGTTCTGCAGGTGACGATCTTCATGGCCGAACTCGCTGACAAGGCTGTATTCAACGAGGTGTGGAAGCGCTATTTCACCGCGGACCATCTGCCGGCGCGTGCGGCTGTCGGCGTTGCGGATCTCGGCCCGGGCGTCAAGCTGGAGCTGACAGCGATCGCCGCCCGCAAGTGA
- a CDS encoding cyclic nucleotide-binding domain-containing protein, translating into MTVPAPDLKAFLLATPFFGGLSDGSLDLLISMLVERSFEAGSIVVSEGEPGRSMFIVKSGRLAVSKRTKAGRVIPISVLQPGDFFGEMTLIEMQNRSATVIAESPTLLYELTAQNLYACYKADIHAYVIVLQNINRELCRRLRRADDRFARRAADNDN; encoded by the coding sequence ATGACCGTCCCCGCCCCCGATCTGAAAGCGTTCCTGCTCGCGACGCCGTTCTTCGGCGGCCTTTCGGACGGAAGCCTCGATCTCCTGATCTCCATGCTGGTCGAGCGCAGCTTCGAGGCAGGCAGCATTGTCGTGTCGGAAGGCGAGCCGGGCCGCTCGATGTTCATCGTCAAATCCGGCCGCCTCGCGGTCAGCAAACGGACGAAGGCGGGCCGCGTCATCCCGATCTCCGTGCTGCAGCCCGGTGACTTCTTCGGCGAGATGACGCTGATCGAGATGCAGAACCGCTCAGCAACGGTTATCGCGGAAAGTCCGACGCTGCTGTACGAGCTGACCGCGCAAAATCTCTACGCCTGTTACAAGGCCGACATCCACGCCTACGTCATCGTGCTGCAGAACATCAATCGCGAGCTGTGCCGGCGGTTGCGGCGGGCAGACGATCGGTTTGCGCGGCGCGCGGCGGATAACGACAATTGA
- a CDS encoding ferric reductase-like transmembrane domain-containing protein produces MTGWRSARVILVWVAIALAIGVPVALAATSEQLAWRGPVYILAGFAGIVALGLVLVQPLLTGGYLPPLSAYRGRRAHHWIGGALVLAVLVHVAGLWITSPPDMIDALTYTSPTPFSPFGVTAMWAIFIVALLASLRRRLELRPRTWRFIHMPLAIVIVAGSVVHCLLIEGTMETISKAVLCVLVVAATAKVMMDLQVWRKRRTLREESGARQ; encoded by the coding sequence ATGACGGGTTGGAGATCGGCGCGGGTGATCCTGGTCTGGGTCGCCATTGCCCTGGCGATCGGCGTGCCGGTCGCACTGGCTGCGACAAGCGAGCAACTCGCGTGGCGCGGGCCGGTCTACATCCTCGCCGGATTCGCGGGGATCGTCGCGCTCGGTCTCGTGCTGGTGCAGCCGCTATTGACCGGCGGCTATCTGCCGCCGCTGTCGGCCTATCGCGGCCGGCGCGCCCATCACTGGATCGGCGGTGCGCTGGTGCTGGCCGTATTGGTCCACGTCGCCGGCCTCTGGATCACCAGCCCGCCCGACATGATCGACGCCTTGACCTACACTTCGCCGACGCCGTTCTCGCCCTTCGGCGTCACCGCGATGTGGGCCATCTTCATTGTTGCGCTGCTGGCGTCCCTGCGCCGGCGGTTGGAGCTGCGGCCGCGAACATGGCGCTTCATTCACATGCCGCTCGCGATCGTCATCGTCGCGGGCAGCGTGGTCCATTGCCTCCTGATCGAGGGAACGATGGAGACGATCTCGAAGGCCGTGCTGTGCGTGCTGGTGGTCGCAGCAACTGCAAAGGTCATGATGGACCTGCAGGTGTGGCGCAAGCGAAGGACGCTGCGCGAGGAGAGTGGTGCGCGGCAGTGA
- a CDS encoding Twin-arginine translocation pathway signal — translation MTMVLLNRRNMLVAGGKVLVSGALAAVVPGLLSPARADGLAPTESMSGGANNYRKGAAVVDRIGKGGFWMSGTVRRAGDGVPLAGQRIQIWAHTVEGQEHEPQSHGATLTDKDGRFRLEMPQIIPIFGQPHGHLAYDSGEFKTVFLRPVMRSAKESSLEAHFVLQPT, via the coding sequence ATGACCATGGTCCTACTCAATCGCCGCAACATGCTCGTCGCCGGCGGCAAGGTTCTGGTGAGCGGAGCTTTGGCGGCCGTCGTGCCCGGCCTCCTCTCGCCGGCCCGCGCCGACGGCCTCGCTCCGACCGAATCGATGTCGGGCGGCGCCAATAATTACCGCAAGGGTGCGGCGGTCGTGGATCGCATCGGCAAGGGCGGCTTCTGGATGAGCGGCACCGTGCGCCGCGCCGGTGACGGCGTGCCGCTCGCCGGCCAGCGTATCCAGATCTGGGCGCACACGGTCGAAGGCCAGGAGCACGAGCCGCAGAGCCACGGCGCCACGCTCACCGACAAGGACGGCAGGTTCCGGCTCGAGATGCCGCAGATCATTCCGATCTTCGGCCAGCCGCACGGCCACCTCGCCTATGACAGCGGCGAGTTCAAGACCGTGTTCCTGCGGCCGGTCATGCGGAGTGCCAAGGAAAGCAGTCTCGAGGCACATTTCGTCCTGCAGCCGACCTGA
- a CDS encoding LLM class flavin-dependent oxidoreductase, with the protein MIPFSVLDLAPIRQGGDAAQAFRNSLDLARHAEAWGYKRFWLAEHHNMTGIASAATSVVIGHIAGGTKTIRVGSGGIMLPNHSPLVIAEQFGTLDSLYPGRIDLGLGRAPGTDQFTARAMRRDLATASENFPHDVLELQALLGDVQPNQTIRAVPGMGTKVPLWILGSSTFGAQLAAMLGLPFAFASHFAPQMMMPALREYRARFEPSAQLDKPYAMIGVNVFTADSDAEAQRMFSSLQQQFINLRRGTPGPLPPPVDDMDALWSPAEKAMVAQSLSCSAVGSPDVVEEKLAALIAETGADELITTGQIYDHAARLHSFEIAAGVRERLAKQPAV; encoded by the coding sequence ATGATCCCCTTCTCCGTGCTCGACCTCGCGCCGATCCGCCAAGGCGGCGACGCCGCGCAAGCGTTCCGCAATTCGCTCGATCTCGCCCGGCATGCGGAAGCCTGGGGTTACAAGCGGTTCTGGCTGGCCGAGCATCACAACATGACAGGCATCGCGAGCGCTGCGACGTCGGTGGTGATCGGGCACATCGCGGGCGGAACGAAGACGATCCGGGTCGGCTCCGGCGGGATCATGCTGCCGAACCATTCGCCGCTGGTCATCGCCGAGCAGTTCGGCACGCTGGACTCGCTCTATCCCGGGCGGATCGATCTCGGGCTCGGGCGCGCGCCGGGTACCGACCAATTCACCGCGCGGGCGATGCGGCGCGACCTCGCGACGGCATCGGAGAATTTTCCGCATGACGTGCTGGAGCTGCAAGCGCTGCTCGGCGACGTGCAGCCGAACCAGACGATTCGCGCCGTGCCAGGCATGGGCACCAAGGTTCCGCTATGGATTTTGGGATCGAGCACCTTCGGCGCGCAGCTGGCCGCGATGCTGGGGCTGCCGTTCGCGTTCGCCTCGCATTTCGCGCCGCAGATGATGATGCCGGCGCTGCGCGAATATCGCGCGCGCTTCGAGCCCTCGGCGCAGCTCGACAAGCCCTATGCGATGATCGGCGTCAACGTGTTTACCGCCGACAGCGACGCGGAGGCGCAGCGGATGTTCTCCTCGCTGCAGCAGCAGTTCATCAATCTGCGCCGCGGCACGCCGGGCCCGCTGCCGCCGCCGGTGGATGACATGGACGCGCTGTGGTCGCCGGCGGAGAAGGCCATGGTCGCCCAGTCGCTGTCCTGCTCCGCGGTCGGCTCGCCCGATGTGGTGGAAGAGAAGCTGGCGGCGCTGATCGCCGAGACAGGCGCAGACGAACTGATCACCACCGGGCAGATCTACGATCACGCCGCCCGGCTGCACTCGTTCGAGATCGCGGCCGGGGTGCGGGAACGGCTGGCGAAGCAGCCGGCGGTGTGA
- a CDS encoding amidohydrolase family protein: MPTYLPFDPNPRRPSKAPPPKTVDSQFHVLGPIEKYPERPGAAYRMPTATWEAALRMHKALGIERGIIVQTTTYGADHAVVLDGLAAMGPNYRGCANALVFAEADDAYLAKLHDAGVRGARFSFRQELGAVLSDADFARAIARIRELGWYAKIQPEKDGIVSSVAKYENLDVPVLIDHMARPDPEAGKNDPNLRKMLELLAKGNFWVMLSLGEKTSKAGPPYDDVIPIARAYIEAAIDRCVWASDWPHPVSVKQPPNDADLLELMYRYVADQTELEKILVHNPAKLFGFPD, from the coding sequence ATGCCGACCTATCTGCCGTTCGATCCCAATCCACGCCGCCCGAGCAAGGCGCCGCCGCCGAAAACCGTCGACAGCCAGTTTCACGTGCTGGGTCCGATCGAGAAATATCCCGAACGTCCCGGCGCTGCCTATCGGATGCCGACCGCGACCTGGGAAGCCGCGCTACGCATGCATAAGGCGCTCGGCATCGAGCGCGGCATCATCGTGCAGACCACGACCTACGGCGCCGATCATGCCGTCGTGCTCGACGGCCTCGCCGCGATGGGCCCGAACTATCGCGGCTGCGCCAACGCACTGGTGTTCGCGGAGGCGGACGACGCCTATCTCGCAAAGCTGCATGATGCCGGCGTGCGCGGCGCGCGCTTTAGCTTTCGCCAGGAGCTTGGCGCCGTGCTGTCGGATGCGGATTTCGCCCGTGCGATTGCGCGCATCCGCGAGCTCGGCTGGTACGCCAAGATCCAGCCGGAGAAGGACGGCATCGTGTCGAGCGTCGCCAAATACGAGAATCTCGACGTGCCCGTGCTGATCGACCACATGGCGCGGCCGGATCCCGAAGCCGGCAAGAACGATCCGAACCTGCGCAAGATGCTGGAGCTGCTGGCCAAGGGCAATTTCTGGGTGATGCTGTCGCTCGGCGAGAAGACCTCGAAGGCCGGGCCCCCTTACGACGACGTGATCCCGATCGCACGCGCCTATATCGAGGCCGCAATCGACCGCTGCGTCTGGGCCAGCGACTGGCCGCATCCGGTCTCCGTCAAGCAGCCGCCGAACGACGCCGATTTGCTCGAGTTGATGTACCGCTACGTCGCGGATCAGACGGAGCTGGAGAAGATCCTGGTGCACAATCCGGCAAAACTGTTCGGCTTTCCGGATTAG
- a CDS encoding RidA family protein has product MSGQSRRKSIHIGGFKHANPIPNASRIGNLVMSGVILGRDNAGVMPESLDAQCANMFAHMKATVEAAGGTTDDIIKMTVWLKDRGNRGPINVEWLKMFPDEHSRPARHALPMDNMDGGALVQCDFTAVID; this is encoded by the coding sequence ATGAGCGGTCAATCGCGGCGCAAGAGCATCCACATTGGCGGCTTCAAGCACGCCAACCCGATTCCGAACGCCAGCCGCATCGGCAATCTCGTGATGTCGGGCGTCATCCTCGGCCGCGATAACGCCGGCGTGATGCCGGAGAGTCTCGACGCCCAATGCGCCAACATGTTCGCGCACATGAAGGCGACGGTGGAAGCCGCCGGCGGCACCACCGACGACATCATCAAGATGACGGTGTGGCTGAAGGATCGCGGCAACCGCGGGCCCATCAATGTCGAATGGCTCAAGATGTTTCCGGACGAGCATTCCCGGCCCGCGCGCCATGCGCTGCCGATGGACAACATGGACGGCGGCGCGCTGGTGCAGTGCGACTTCACCGCCGTGATCGACTGA
- the hpaH gene encoding 2-oxo-hept-4-ene-1,7-dioate hydratase: MLDAATIERLAARLDEAERTKTLIPMFTKDYPDFAIEDAYAVQRAWTKLQLGRGRVIKGHKIGLTSKAMQNAVGISEPDYGVLFADMFYADATPIPFDRFHAPRIEVELAFVLKAPLRGPDCTIFDVLNATDYVTPALEILETRMHRVDPETGRTRKVMDTISDNAANAALVLGGRPFRPMDADLRWIGALLFRNGEVEETGLAAGVLNHPANGIAWLANRLAPHDEHLAAGEVVLAGSFTRPVDIRRGDTFHADYGAFGSVSCQFV, from the coding sequence ATGCTCGATGCCGCCACGATCGAACGCCTTGCCGCGCGCCTGGACGAGGCCGAGCGCACCAAGACGCTGATCCCGATGTTCACGAAGGACTATCCCGATTTCGCGATCGAGGATGCCTATGCTGTCCAGCGCGCCTGGACCAAACTCCAGCTTGGCCGCGGCCGTGTCATCAAGGGTCACAAGATCGGCCTGACCTCGAAGGCGATGCAGAACGCCGTCGGTATCTCGGAGCCCGATTACGGCGTGCTGTTCGCCGACATGTTCTATGCCGACGCGACGCCCATTCCGTTCGACCGTTTCCACGCGCCGCGCATCGAGGTCGAGCTCGCCTTCGTGCTGAAGGCGCCGCTGCGCGGTCCCGACTGCACCATCTTCGACGTGCTCAACGCCACCGATTACGTCACGCCCGCGCTGGAGATCCTGGAGACGCGCATGCACCGCGTCGATCCCGAAACGGGCAGGACGCGCAAGGTGATGGACACGATCTCGGACAATGCGGCGAATGCCGCTCTCGTGCTCGGCGGCCGGCCGTTCCGCCCGATGGATGCGGATTTGCGCTGGATCGGCGCGCTGCTGTTCCGCAACGGCGAGGTCGAGGAGACCGGGCTTGCCGCCGGCGTGCTCAACCATCCCGCCAATGGCATCGCCTGGCTCGCCAACCGCCTCGCGCCGCATGACGAGCATCTCGCCGCCGGTGAGGTCGTGCTGGCGGGATCGTTCACGCGGCCGGTCGACATCCGACGCGGCGATACCTTTCATGCCGATTACGGCGCCTTCGGCTCGGTGTCGTGCCAGTTCGTCTGA
- a CDS encoding fumarylacetoacetate hydrolase family protein, producing MRLLSYLLDGEPRYGAAVEGGVVDLTRRIGRDFSDVKALIAANALSDAQEAIAGQKPDYKIDDLVLLPPVLAPEKLWCIGVNYAERNAEYKDNSDLPKYPSLFVRNMSSMTGSGQPLEKPRVSEQLDYEGELVIVIGQGGRHIPREKAWSHIFGMTLCNEGTIRDWLRHGKFNVTQGKNFDRSGSIGPWIVTSDELDPRGPHDIVTRVNGEVRQQDSTERLMFPFDYLISYLSTFATLKSGDMIVTGTPTGAGVRFDPPRWLKVGDVVEVESRRIGVLRNTVAAEQ from the coding sequence ATGCGACTCCTGAGCTATCTCCTGGACGGCGAGCCGCGCTATGGCGCCGCCGTCGAAGGCGGCGTGGTCGACCTAACCAGGCGGATCGGCCGCGACTTCTCCGACGTGAAGGCGCTGATCGCGGCCAACGCGCTGTCCGATGCGCAGGAAGCGATCGCCGGACAAAAGCCGGACTATAAGATCGACGATCTCGTCCTGTTGCCGCCGGTGCTGGCGCCGGAAAAGCTGTGGTGCATCGGCGTCAACTATGCCGAGCGCAATGCCGAATATAAAGACAATTCGGACCTGCCCAAATATCCGAGCCTGTTCGTGCGGAACATGTCGTCGATGACGGGATCCGGCCAGCCGCTGGAGAAGCCCAGGGTTTCCGAGCAGCTCGACTACGAAGGCGAACTCGTCATCGTGATCGGGCAGGGCGGCCGTCATATCCCGCGCGAAAAGGCGTGGTCGCACATCTTCGGCATGACGCTGTGCAACGAGGGCACCATTCGCGACTGGCTGCGTCACGGCAAGTTCAACGTCACGCAAGGCAAGAATTTCGATCGCTCCGGCAGCATCGGTCCGTGGATCGTCACGTCGGACGAGCTCGACCCGCGCGGCCCGCACGACATCGTCACGCGCGTCAATGGCGAGGTGCGGCAGCAGGACTCGACCGAGCGGCTGATGTTCCCGTTCGATTATTTGATCTCCTATCTCTCGACTTTCGCGACGCTGAAGTCCGGCGACATGATCGTGACCGGAACGCCGACGGGGGCGGGCGTTCGCTTCGATCCGCCGCGCTGGCTCAAGGTTGGCGACGTCGTCGAGGTCGAGTCGCGCCGCATCGGCGTGCTGCGCAACACCGTCGCCGCGGAGCAATAG